The proteins below come from a single Burkholderia sp. FERM BP-3421 genomic window:
- a CDS encoding TadE/TadG family type IV pilus assembly protein: MKPAITPRLWSRRQRGATAVEFAILFPLFFVIFYAIVTYGMIFAAQQSLTLAATEGARAALNYQVATTPTAALGLRATAACTAANGLTGWLSTNATCTSVAQQPCSFDATMYCVQVTITYPYASSPLVPTIALFTGALPTTLTSQATVEINPATII; encoded by the coding sequence ATGAAGCCTGCCATCACGCCACGGCTGTGGAGCCGGCGCCAGCGAGGCGCGACGGCGGTCGAATTCGCGATCCTGTTCCCGCTGTTCTTCGTGATCTTCTACGCGATCGTCACCTACGGGATGATCTTCGCCGCGCAGCAGAGCCTGACGCTCGCCGCGACCGAAGGCGCGCGCGCCGCGCTCAACTACCAGGTGGCGACCACGCCCACGGCTGCGCTCGGCCTGCGCGCGACGGCCGCCTGCACCGCCGCCAACGGCCTGACGGGCTGGCTGTCGACCAATGCCACCTGCACGAGCGTCGCGCAGCAGCCGTGTTCGTTCGACGCGACGATGTACTGCGTGCAGGTCACGATCACCTATCCGTATGCGAGCAGCCCGCTGGTGCCGACGATCGCGCTGTTCACCGGCGCATTGCCGACGACGCTGACGAGCCAGGCGACGGTCGAGATCAATCCCGCCACGATCATATGA
- the zapE gene encoding cell division protein ZapE: MNVTEYYERELKTRGYQSDSAQRAAVDRLQRCFDEWVAYKARRSNAFKKLIIHPDLPRGVYMWGGVGRGKSFLMDSFYAVVPVQRKTRLHFHEFMREVHRELEELKGQADPLDELARRITKRYRLICFDEFHVSDIADAMILYRLLDRLFNNGVQFVMTSNYRPDDLYPDGLHRDRMLPAIALINDRLDVLNVDAGVDYRQRTLAQVQMYHTPLGAEADRALRHAFGKLAAVPDESPLLHIEKRELKALRKADGVVWFDFATLCGGPRSQNDYLELASRFHAIVLSEVPQMSPRMASEARRFTWLIDVLYDHKVKLLMSAAVPPEALYLEGPMANEFSRTVSRIVEMQSKEYLEAPRRIVDTSLT, encoded by the coding sequence ATGAACGTCACCGAATACTACGAGCGCGAACTGAAGACGCGCGGCTACCAGTCCGATTCCGCGCAGCGCGCCGCGGTCGACCGCCTGCAACGATGCTTCGACGAATGGGTTGCCTACAAGGCGCGCCGCTCGAATGCGTTCAAGAAGCTCATCATCCATCCGGATCTGCCGCGCGGCGTGTACATGTGGGGCGGGGTGGGGCGCGGCAAGAGCTTCCTGATGGACAGCTTCTACGCGGTCGTGCCGGTGCAGCGCAAGACCCGCCTGCATTTCCACGAGTTCATGCGCGAGGTGCATCGCGAACTCGAGGAATTGAAGGGGCAGGCCGATCCGCTCGACGAACTGGCGCGCCGTATCACGAAGCGCTATCGGTTGATCTGCTTCGACGAATTCCATGTGTCCGACATCGCCGATGCGATGATCCTGTATCGATTGCTCGACCGATTGTTCAATAACGGTGTGCAATTCGTGATGACCTCGAATTACCGGCCGGACGACCTGTATCCGGACGGCCTGCATCGCGACCGGATGCTGCCCGCGATCGCGCTGATCAATGACAGGCTCGACGTGCTCAATGTCGATGCCGGCGTCGATTACCGGCAGCGCACGCTCGCGCAGGTGCAGATGTATCACACGCCGCTCGGCGCGGAAGCGGACCGCGCGTTGCGGCACGCGTTCGGGAAGCTCGCGGCGGTACCGGACGAGAGCCCGCTGCTGCATATCGAGAAGCGCGAGCTGAAGGCGCTGCGCAAGGCGGATGGCGTCGTCTGGTTCGATTTCGCGACTCTGTGCGGTGGACCACGTTCGCAGAACGATTATCTGGAACTGGCCAGCCGTTTCCATGCGATCGTGCTGTCCGAGGTGCCGCAGATGTCGCCGCGCATGGCGTCGGAAGCGCGTCGCTTCACCTGGCTCATCGACGTGCTCTACGATCACAAGGTGAAGCTGCTGATGTCGGCCGCGGTGCCGCCCGAGGCGCTGTATCTCGAAGGGCCGATGGCCAACGAATTCAGCCGGACCGTGTCGCGCATCGTCGAGATGCAGTCGAAGGAGTATCTTGAAGCGCCCCGGCGCATCGTTGACACCTCGCTCACGTGA
- a CDS encoding Flp family type IVb pilin, translating to MKALMNRFLREETGVTAIEYGLIAGLIAVVIATSVGTLGSSLNAVFSSIVAKLPTA from the coding sequence ATGAAAGCACTGATGAATCGCTTCCTACGGGAAGAAACGGGCGTCACCGCGATCGAGTATGGTCTGATCGCAGGTCTGATCGCGGTCGTCATCGCCACCAGCGTCGGCACGCTCGGCTCATCGCTGAACGCCGTGTTCTCCAGCATCGTTGCGAAGCTGCCGACGGCATAA
- a CDS encoding collagen-like triple helix repeat-containing protein, producing the protein MSHPHLIRPATLNTWRVPLTTLAAALATACLLAACGGSDVTAPPAASTGTGSGSGSGSGSGTTTTQTTAGTAGVINTLGKTAMDLGSTVGSVSVPGLGNGVTQGLGTTVSGAGTILNAAADAISNGLGQTGSTSNPVGTTVAGLGSVVSAASPAVQGLGDTVQALGTGPLSPLSPLTTPASTLIDTVANGANAGGKTLGTVLSSGPVQQVTQPLSNAITPIVITAGQVTQTIGTTSGLGQPASGLLAQVGGAIGSAGAQVGGSSSQPLVGDVGQLVSSVGNTVTNAGGVVNPAGPNGAAPIPGLTVSLVGGSSATVGAGSAGGSPANPLNGVLSTLGLGANPLGSVTGLVGSSGAGGPLAPVTGIVSSVTGSLGAATGGANPLAPVTGLLNTVTGTVGGAGSASGSNPLAPITGLVSSTTASSGSASGPLAPVTGLLGTLGGIGK; encoded by the coding sequence ATGAGCCACCCCCACCTTATCCGCCCGGCCACGCTCAACACCTGGCGCGTCCCGCTCACCACGCTCGCCGCCGCGCTCGCCACCGCCTGCCTGCTCGCCGCGTGCGGCGGCAGCGACGTGACCGCCCCGCCGGCCGCGAGCACCGGCACGGGCAGCGGCAGCGGTTCCGGCTCGGGCAGCGGCACCACCACGACCCAGACCACCGCAGGCACCGCGGGCGTCATCAACACGCTCGGCAAGACCGCGATGGATCTCGGCAGCACGGTGGGGTCGGTCAGCGTGCCGGGTCTCGGCAACGGCGTCACGCAAGGGCTCGGCACCACGGTGTCGGGCGCCGGCACCATCCTGAACGCCGCGGCCGACGCCATCAGCAACGGCCTCGGCCAGACCGGCTCGACATCGAATCCGGTCGGCACCACGGTCGCCGGGCTCGGCAGCGTGGTCAGCGCGGCCAGCCCCGCCGTGCAGGGCCTCGGCGACACGGTCCAGGCGCTCGGCACGGGTCCGCTCTCGCCGCTGTCGCCGCTCACGACCCCCGCCAGCACGCTGATCGACACGGTCGCGAACGGCGCCAACGCAGGCGGCAAGACGCTCGGCACCGTGCTGTCGTCCGGCCCGGTCCAGCAGGTGACCCAGCCGCTCAGCAACGCGATCACACCGATCGTGATCACGGCGGGCCAGGTGACCCAGACGATCGGCACGACCTCGGGCCTCGGGCAGCCGGCCTCCGGTCTGCTCGCGCAGGTCGGCGGCGCGATCGGCTCGGCCGGCGCGCAGGTCGGCGGCTCATCTAGCCAGCCGCTCGTCGGCGACGTCGGCCAGCTGGTGTCGTCGGTCGGCAACACCGTGACCAACGCAGGCGGTGTCGTGAACCCGGCCGGCCCGAACGGCGCCGCGCCGATCCCCGGCCTGACGGTGAGCCTCGTCGGCGGCTCGTCGGCCACGGTCGGGGCCGGCTCGGCCGGCGGTTCGCCCGCCAACCCGCTCAACGGCGTGCTGTCGACCCTCGGCCTCGGCGCGAATCCACTCGGCTCCGTGACCGGCCTCGTCGGCAGCTCGGGCGCAGGCGGCCCGCTCGCCCCCGTGACCGGCATCGTATCGAGCGTCACGGGTTCGCTCGGCGCCGCCACCGGCGGTGCGAATCCGCTCGCGCCCGTCACGGGTTTGCTGAATACTGTCACGGGTACCGTCGGCGGCGCGGGCAGCGCGAGCGGCAGCAATCCGCTCGCACCGATCACCGGGCTCGTCAGCAGCACGACGGCGTCGAGCGGCAGCGCGAGCGGCCCGCTCGCGCCGGTGACGGGACTGTTGGGCACACTCGGCGGCATCGGCAAGTAA
- a CDS encoding collagen-like triple helix repeat-containing protein: MDTLTFVHGTLRTTLIAATVATMLTLTACGGSGTLSSGLGGGSRSGTSGGVTTTTSGTSSGSSSGTSGSSSGTSGSSSGTSGSSSGTSSGTSSGTSSGTSSGTGASVNAVGSVLAGTGNIVTNVGATVSGVGTVVANQSLPGVSPQTTQSLGGVVQHVGGAVSALGNGLNSGLGQLGATANPLGTTLASTGNVVGQLGDAVTSTGALVTSLGSGPLAPLAPVTSAVGGLVASLGNSVTTTGTNLGVALSTGPVQQLTQTVSSAITPITTMVGNTTQTVGNATGLGAPVNTLLGTIGNGLNQAGALLASTGGNPVTTGLGGTVSATGNTVKSVGGLLSGTGGANPLAPITGIVNGLTGTLGGGVGGGSGGTNPLAPITGLLSTVTGALGGATGGAGGANPLAPVTGLVSTVTGALGGATGGAGGANPLAPVTGLVSTVTGALGGATGGAGGANPLAPVTGLVSTVTGALGGATGGAGGANPLAPVTGLVSTVTGALGGATGGAGGANPLAPVTTVVSTVTGSVSGSAGATAGAAGGASLSGSSGGTSSANNPLAPITSLVGGLLGSLGGKPH; this comes from the coding sequence ATGGACACCCTGACTTTTGTACATGGCACGCTCCGGACGACTTTGATCGCGGCCACCGTGGCAACCATGCTTACCCTGACCGCTTGCGGCGGTTCCGGCACGCTCAGCTCGGGACTCGGCGGCGGCTCCAGATCCGGTACGTCGGGCGGCGTGACCACCACGACGTCGGGCACCTCCTCCGGCTCCAGTTCCGGCACCTCGGGTTCCAGCTCCGGGACGTCCGGCTCCAGCTCGGGCACGTCGGGCTCGAGCTCGGGCACCAGCTCCGGTACGAGTTCGGGAACCAGTTCCGGCACCAGCTCGGGCACCGGCGCATCGGTCAACGCAGTCGGCTCGGTGCTCGCCGGCACCGGCAACATCGTCACGAATGTGGGCGCAACGGTATCCGGCGTCGGCACCGTGGTCGCCAATCAATCGCTGCCCGGCGTCAGCCCCCAGACGACGCAATCGCTCGGCGGCGTCGTCCAGCATGTCGGCGGCGCGGTCAGCGCGCTCGGCAACGGCCTGAACAGCGGCCTCGGCCAGCTCGGCGCCACCGCCAACCCGCTCGGCACCACGCTGGCCAGCACGGGCAACGTGGTCGGACAGCTCGGCGACGCGGTCACCAGCACCGGCGCCCTCGTGACCAGCCTCGGCAGCGGCCCGCTCGCACCGCTCGCGCCCGTCACCTCGGCCGTCGGCGGGCTCGTCGCCTCGCTCGGCAACTCGGTCACGACGACCGGCACGAATCTCGGCGTCGCGCTGTCGACCGGCCCGGTGCAGCAACTGACGCAAACGGTCAGCTCCGCCATCACGCCGATCACGACGATGGTCGGGAATACTACGCAAACGGTCGGCAACGCAACCGGCCTCGGCGCGCCGGTCAACACCCTGCTCGGCACCATCGGCAACGGCCTCAATCAGGCCGGCGCCCTGCTCGCATCGACGGGCGGCAACCCGGTGACGACCGGGCTCGGCGGCACCGTGTCGGCGACCGGCAACACCGTCAAGTCGGTGGGCGGCCTGCTGTCCGGCACCGGCGGCGCCAATCCGCTCGCGCCGATCACCGGCATCGTCAACGGCCTGACCGGCACGCTCGGCGGCGGCGTCGGCGGCGGGAGCGGCGGCACCAATCCGCTTGCCCCCATCACCGGCCTCCTCTCGACCGTCACCGGCGCACTCGGCGGTGCGACGGGCGGCGCAGGCGGCGCCAACCCGCTCGCCCCCGTCACCGGCCTCGTCTCGACCGTCACCGGTGCGCTCGGCGGTGCGACGGGCGGCGCAGGCGGCGCCAACCCGCTCGCCCCCGTCACCGGCCTCGTCTCGACCGTCACCGGTGCGCTCGGCGGTGCGACGGGCGGCGCGGGCGGCGCCAACCCGCTCGCCCCCGTCACCGGCCTCGTCTCGACCGTCACCGGTGCGCTCGGCGGCGCGACGGGCGGCGCGGGCGGCGCCAACCCGCTCGCCCCCGTCACCGGCCTCGTCTCGACCGTCACCGGTGCGCTCGGCGGCGCGACGGGCGGCGCGGGCGGCGCCAACCCGCTCGCCCCCGTCACCACCGTCGTGTCGACCGTCACCGGCAGCGTGTCCGGCTCGGCAGGCGCGACGGCGGGTGCGGCAGGCGGGGCTTCGCTGTCCGGCTCGAGCGGCGGCACGAGCAGCGCGAACAATCCGCTCGCGCCGATCACGTCACTCGTCGGCGGCCTGCTCGGCAGCCTCGGCGGCAAGCCTCATTAA
- the lpdA gene encoding dihydrolipoyl dehydrogenase, which yields MSKEFDVVVIGAGPGGYIAAIRAAQLGKTVACIEKWKNPAGALKLGGTCLNVGCIPSKALLASSEEFEKASHHLADHGITVGDVKMDIAKMIGRKDAIVEKMTSGIEFLFKKNKITWLKGHGKFTGKTDAGVQIEVSGEGETEVVTAKNVIIATGSKARHLPNVPVDNKIVVDNEGALTFDAVPKKLAVIGAGVIGLELGSVWRRLGAEVTVLEALPAFLGAADEALAKEAAKLFKKQGLNIHLGVKIGDVKADANGVSIAYADKDGNAQTLEADRLIVSIGRVPNTDNLGLESIGLKANERGFIDVDDHCRTALPNVYAIGDVVRGPMLAHKAEDEGVLVAEVIDGQKPHIDYNCIPWVIYTQPEIAWVGKTEQQLKAEGREIKSGKFPFSINGRALGMNAPDGFVKMIADAKTDELLGVHVISANASDLIAEAVVAMEFKAASEDIARISHPHPSLSEVMREAALAVDKRSLNS from the coding sequence ATGTCCAAGGAATTTGACGTCGTCGTGATCGGCGCCGGCCCTGGCGGCTACATCGCCGCGATCCGCGCCGCTCAACTGGGCAAAACGGTTGCCTGTATCGAGAAATGGAAGAACCCGGCGGGCGCGCTGAAGCTCGGCGGCACCTGTCTGAACGTCGGCTGCATTCCGTCGAAGGCGCTGCTCGCGTCGTCGGAGGAATTCGAGAAGGCGTCGCATCACCTGGCCGACCACGGCATCACGGTGGGCGACGTGAAGATGGACATCGCGAAGATGATCGGCCGCAAGGACGCGATCGTCGAGAAGATGACGAGCGGGATCGAGTTCCTGTTCAAGAAGAACAAGATCACCTGGCTCAAGGGCCACGGCAAGTTCACCGGCAAGACCGACGCCGGCGTGCAGATCGAGGTCAGCGGCGAAGGCGAAACCGAAGTCGTGACCGCGAAGAACGTGATCATCGCGACGGGCTCGAAGGCGCGTCACCTGCCGAACGTGCCGGTCGACAACAAGATCGTCGTCGACAACGAAGGCGCGCTGACCTTCGACGCGGTGCCGAAGAAGCTCGCCGTGATCGGCGCGGGCGTGATCGGCCTGGAGCTGGGCTCGGTGTGGCGTCGCCTGGGCGCCGAAGTGACGGTGCTCGAAGCGCTGCCGGCGTTCCTCGGCGCGGCTGACGAGGCGCTCGCGAAGGAAGCGGCGAAGCTGTTCAAGAAGCAGGGCCTCAACATCCATCTCGGCGTGAAGATCGGCGACGTGAAGGCCGATGCGAACGGCGTGTCGATCGCCTACGCCGACAAGGACGGCAACGCGCAGACGCTCGAAGCGGATCGCCTGATCGTATCGATCGGCCGCGTGCCGAACACCGACAACCTCGGCCTGGAATCGATCGGGCTGAAGGCCAACGAGCGCGGCTTCATCGACGTGGACGATCACTGCCGGACCGCGCTGCCGAACGTCTACGCGATCGGCGACGTGGTGCGCGGCCCGATGCTCGCGCACAAGGCGGAAGACGAAGGCGTGCTGGTCGCGGAAGTGATCGACGGCCAGAAGCCGCACATCGACTACAACTGCATTCCGTGGGTGATCTACACCCAGCCGGAAATCGCGTGGGTCGGCAAGACGGAGCAGCAGCTCAAGGCGGAAGGCCGCGAGATCAAGTCGGGCAAGTTCCCGTTCTCGATCAACGGCCGCGCGCTCGGCATGAACGCGCCGGACGGTTTCGTGAAGATGATCGCCGATGCGAAGACCGACGAACTGCTCGGCGTGCACGTGATCTCCGCGAATGCGTCGGACCTGATCGCCGAGGCGGTGGTCGCGATGGAATTCAAGGCGGCGTCGGAAGACATCGCCCGGATCAGCCATCCGCACCCGTCGCTGTCCGAAGTGATGCGCGAGGCGGCGCTGGCCGTCGACAAGCGTTCGCTGAACAGCTGA
- a CDS encoding transposase codes for MTPYRDITDDEWQRVAALLPELRPRTELRGRPLANTRAVLNGVLWVIYSGATWSAIPRRYPSYQTCHRRFKVWHETGALKQVLVELFGSASDDLCEVMGARMRTHPHSKAAEARHAVDHERRPSPLQARLLEARGLS; via the coding sequence ATGACGCCGTATCGCGACATTACCGATGATGAATGGCAGCGCGTTGCCGCCTTGCTGCCCGAACTGCGCCCGCGCACCGAATTGCGCGGGCGGCCCCTGGCAAACACGCGCGCGGTGTTGAACGGCGTGCTGTGGGTGATCTACAGCGGCGCGACCTGGTCCGCGATACCGCGCCGCTATCCCTCCTACCAAACTTGCCATCGCCGCTTCAAGGTCTGGCACGAGACGGGCGCGCTCAAGCAGGTGCTCGTCGAATTGTTCGGCTCGGCCAGTGACGATCTGTGCGAGGTGATGGGCGCCCGGATGCGCACGCATCCGCATTCGAAGGCGGCCGAGGCGCGCCATGCCGTCGATCACGAGCGGCGGCCGAGCCCCCTGCAAGCGCGTCTGCTGGAGGCGCGCGGCCTGAGTTGA
- a CDS encoding A24 family peptidase: MVHLFSVAFFFAWATAVAIDDCRDRRIPNALVISGLIAVFIFTAGRHNPFGTTLSGALLGGGIGLVSLFPFFALRVMGAADVKVFAVLGAWCGISALPWLWIVASIAAGLHALGVMLLTRTSLVTLWRGGTPTFALGARRSTPYAACLVVPAACWLAYLTYTGGAQ, encoded by the coding sequence ATGGTTCACTTATTCAGTGTTGCTTTCTTTTTCGCCTGGGCTACCGCAGTCGCGATCGACGATTGCCGCGACCGCCGTATTCCCAATGCGCTCGTGATTTCCGGATTGATTGCGGTTTTCATATTTACAGCTGGCCGACATAATCCATTCGGTACCACGCTTTCCGGCGCGTTGTTGGGCGGCGGTATTGGATTGGTCTCGCTGTTTCCATTTTTTGCATTGCGCGTCATGGGCGCGGCCGACGTGAAAGTCTTTGCCGTCCTGGGCGCCTGGTGCGGCATCAGCGCGCTGCCGTGGCTGTGGATTGTCGCAAGCATCGCCGCGGGGCTCCACGCGCTCGGCGTGATGCTGCTGACCCGGACTTCGCTCGTCACGCTGTGGCGGGGCGGCACGCCGACCTTCGCCCTGGGCGCGCGGCGCTCGACGCCGTATGCGGCGTGCCTGGTCGTGCCGGCAGCCTGCTGGCTCGCCTACCTTACTTACACCGGGGGGGCGCAATGA
- the cpaB gene encoding Flp pilus assembly protein CpaB, producing the protein MANNLTKIIAGLLIGIAVLLGIYAWVLGRKPAQPAPTTIVQAVPAHSFPLVVAVRALPAGQPIPLDALKIQQAGALPPGAFGDPAAVAGRIPVNAIAAQAPVVETALMSGLADQIAPGERAVAVKVDEANAVGSRLRPGNFVDVFVSLKREGGFGMSGSEIAKSQARLLLSRVRVLAFGDATADRDGTTGPTGSAARTAVLAVPTAQVDALTLAEASGRLVLALRSPRDEEVAAQTVAIRAAPSQSQSAQAALGLVLGDLSHSDSAPAPKPRVNAAPRQGGSIEVIRGGRAETVAY; encoded by the coding sequence ATGGCCAACAATCTGACGAAGATCATCGCGGGACTGCTGATCGGGATCGCCGTCCTCCTCGGCATCTATGCGTGGGTGCTCGGCCGCAAGCCGGCGCAGCCGGCCCCGACGACCATCGTGCAGGCGGTGCCTGCGCACAGCTTCCCGCTCGTCGTCGCGGTGCGCGCGTTGCCCGCCGGCCAGCCGATTCCGCTCGATGCGCTGAAGATCCAGCAGGCTGGCGCGTTGCCGCCGGGCGCGTTCGGTGATCCGGCGGCGGTCGCGGGCCGGATTCCGGTCAATGCGATCGCCGCGCAGGCGCCGGTGGTCGAGACCGCGCTGATGTCCGGGCTCGCCGACCAGATCGCGCCGGGCGAGCGCGCGGTCGCGGTCAAGGTCGACGAGGCCAACGCGGTGGGCAGCCGGCTGCGGCCCGGCAATTTCGTCGACGTGTTCGTGAGCCTGAAGCGCGAGGGCGGGTTCGGCATGAGCGGCTCGGAAATCGCCAAGTCACAGGCGCGGCTGCTGTTGTCGCGGGTGCGGGTGCTCGCGTTCGGCGATGCGACCGCCGATCGCGACGGCACCACCGGCCCGACGGGTTCCGCCGCGCGAACCGCGGTGCTGGCCGTGCCGACCGCGCAGGTCGACGCGCTGACGCTCGCCGAGGCGAGCGGCCGGCTGGTGCTTGCATTGCGCAGCCCGCGCGACGAGGAGGTCGCGGCGCAGACGGTCGCGATCCGCGCGGCGCCGAGCCAGAGTCAGTCGGCGCAGGCCGCGCTGGGGCTCGTGCTGGGTGATCTGTCGCACAGCGACAGCGCGCCCGCGCCGAAGCCGCGCGTGAACGCTGCGCCGCGCCAGGGCGGCAGCATCGAGGTCATACGGGGTGGGCGGGCCGAGACGGTCGCCTATTGA
- a CDS encoding DUF2147 domain-containing protein, with translation MTRLTRSLRSLTVAGALLACAAAAFAQNDSPIGTWQTIDDNTGKPKALVQISQDTSGDLSGTVLKGLGASDTPDRRCTACTDERKDQLIKGMTIIKAMKKVGEGWDGGNILDPENGKVYRCKMALEDGGQKLVVRGYIGISLLGRSQTWIRQQ, from the coding sequence ATGACTCGATTGACCCGCTCCCTGCGCTCGCTGACCGTCGCGGGTGCGCTGCTGGCCTGCGCGGCCGCGGCATTCGCACAGAACGACAGCCCGATCGGGACCTGGCAGACGATCGACGACAACACCGGCAAGCCGAAGGCGCTGGTGCAGATCTCGCAGGACACGAGCGGCGACCTGTCGGGTACCGTGCTCAAGGGACTCGGCGCCAGTGACACCCCCGATCGCCGCTGCACCGCGTGCACCGACGAACGCAAGGATCAGTTGATCAAGGGCATGACGATCATCAAGGCGATGAAGAAGGTCGGCGAAGGTTGGGATGGCGGCAATATCCTCGACCCGGAAAACGGCAAGGTGTACCGCTGCAAGATGGCGCTCGAGGATGGCGGGCAGAAGCTCGTCGTGCGCGGCTATATCGGCATCTCGCTGCTGGGGCGCTCGCAAACCTGGATTCGCCAGCAGTAA
- a CDS encoding ShlB/FhaC/HecB family hemolysin secretion/activation protein has translation MTSRHDAWIVLLALAAATGASYAQNRPGGNPLEALPPINPPQRPNVTVQVAPQELQVQALLARHLTPATFQVEGVKSIPFEEISRRFTPLVGQDITIGQLIEVANGVTKLYQDRGYALSFAFIPAQTFEGGVVRVTVVEGYVANVKITGRPGAMEAKVRAIAAHITDDHPLRRATFERYVNTFGLLPGVTVKANVPPPQNTDGATTLELDVQRKPFNVSMGLNTSNPGVQGLITATENGLTSLGEQLSISALYPKGPNNQTYVAFSGSVPIGSSGLMTRLDASHYRGNPTDNPGLPSYVQRTVINDKLGLSASYPLLLNNQHSVLGTVSGYASHNEDRYQNQINGASLGMRSQVRVLQMQLDYTNVQPTQVQKLSFNVAKAFDILGASKSADTNVPGAVATNPASITFVRTGATYVQTNQWPLKIGTTFQLTGQYSPDSLPTTEQITFGAQRFALGYQPGETSGDSGWGMSVELNRAFAPGYTYLKTITPYVAFDMARVYLHAGATSPNRLSSVGIGVRVSDSRFYNIDLSIAKPVGDAPVESAARNPRVNASFSYQLN, from the coding sequence ATGACATCCAGACATGATGCGTGGATCGTGCTGCTCGCGCTCGCCGCGGCCACCGGCGCCTCATATGCCCAGAATCGCCCGGGCGGCAACCCGCTCGAAGCACTGCCCCCGATCAACCCGCCCCAACGTCCGAACGTGACCGTGCAGGTCGCGCCCCAGGAACTGCAGGTACAAGCGTTGCTCGCACGCCACCTGACGCCCGCCACCTTCCAGGTCGAAGGCGTGAAATCAATCCCATTCGAGGAGATCTCCCGCCGCTTCACCCCGCTCGTCGGCCAGGACATCACGATCGGACAACTGATCGAGGTCGCCAACGGCGTGACCAAGCTGTACCAGGATCGCGGCTACGCGCTGTCGTTCGCGTTCATTCCCGCGCAAACCTTCGAGGGCGGCGTGGTGCGCGTGACGGTCGTCGAGGGCTATGTCGCCAACGTGAAGATCACCGGACGGCCGGGTGCGATGGAAGCGAAGGTGCGCGCTATCGCCGCACACATTACCGACGACCATCCATTACGGCGCGCGACCTTCGAACGCTACGTCAACACCTTCGGCCTGCTGCCCGGCGTCACGGTCAAGGCCAACGTGCCGCCGCCCCAGAACACCGACGGCGCGACCACGCTCGAACTCGACGTGCAGCGCAAACCGTTCAACGTCAGCATGGGCCTCAACACGAGCAACCCCGGCGTGCAAGGGCTCATCACCGCGACCGAGAACGGCCTGACCTCGCTGGGCGAACAGTTGAGCATCTCCGCGCTGTATCCGAAGGGGCCGAACAACCAGACCTACGTCGCGTTCAGCGGCTCGGTGCCGATCGGCAGCAGCGGCCTGATGACGCGCCTCGACGCGAGCCACTACCGCGGCAACCCGACCGACAATCCCGGCCTGCCGTCCTACGTGCAGCGCACCGTCATCAACGACAAGCTCGGCCTGTCGGCGTCGTATCCGCTGCTGCTCAACAACCAGCACAGCGTGCTCGGCACCGTGTCCGGCTATGCGTCGCACAACGAGGATCGCTACCAGAACCAGATCAACGGCGCGAGCCTCGGGATGCGTTCGCAGGTGCGCGTGCTGCAGATGCAACTCGACTACACGAACGTCCAGCCGACCCAGGTGCAGAAGCTGAGCTTCAATGTCGCGAAGGCCTTCGACATCCTGGGCGCATCGAAATCCGCCGACACCAACGTGCCCGGTGCGGTCGCGACCAATCCCGCGTCGATCACCTTCGTCCGCACGGGCGCCACCTACGTGCAGACCAACCAGTGGCCGCTCAAGATCGGCACGACGTTTCAGCTGACCGGACAATACAGTCCCGATTCGCTGCCGACCACCGAGCAGATCACCTTCGGAGCCCAACGTTTCGCGCTCGGCTACCAGCCGGGCGAAACCTCGGGGGACTCGGGCTGGGGCATGTCGGTCGAACTGAACCGCGCGTTCGCACCCGGCTACACCTACCTGAAGACGATCACGCCCTACGTGGCGTTCGACATGGCGCGCGTGTACCTGCACGCGGGCGCGACGTCGCCGAACCGGCTGTCGTCGGTCGGCATCGGCGTGCGGGTCTCCGACAGCCGCTTCTACAACATCGACCTGTCGATCGCGAAGCCGGTCGGCGACGCGCCCGTCGAAAGCGCCGCGCGCAACCCGCGCGTGAATGCGTCGTTCTCGTATCAACTGAACTGA